The Burkholderia lata genome contains a region encoding:
- a CDS encoding YoaK family protein: MDLDGASRNLTVAALLTLSGGYLDAYTYVGHGHVFANTMTGNVALLGINLSAGEWAAALHHVPPLVGFVIAVFVAHLLGIAAQRGWMKHTAFACLLVEIAFLGVAASGLVGASSAWLIPGISFVATLQTLSFTHLEELSYTSVMTTGNLRRAAQKLFVGLIPRYDAGALHDSALLATISFCFLAGAVVGGLVTRLVPEVALWGAVLLLVGAFAEIVRRAWRRHTADGGPAAA, encoded by the coding sequence ATGGATCTCGACGGCGCCAGCCGCAATCTCACTGTCGCCGCGTTGCTGACGCTGTCCGGCGGCTATCTCGATGCGTACACGTATGTCGGCCACGGCCACGTGTTCGCGAACACGATGACCGGCAACGTCGCGCTGCTCGGCATCAACCTGTCGGCCGGCGAATGGGCCGCCGCGCTGCATCACGTGCCGCCGCTCGTCGGCTTCGTGATCGCGGTGTTCGTCGCGCACCTGCTCGGCATCGCCGCGCAGCGCGGCTGGATGAAGCACACGGCGTTCGCGTGCCTGCTCGTCGAGATCGCCTTTCTCGGCGTCGCCGCGAGCGGCCTCGTGGGCGCATCGAGTGCCTGGCTGATTCCCGGCATCTCGTTCGTCGCGACGCTGCAGACGCTGTCGTTCACCCACCTCGAGGAACTGTCGTACACGTCGGTGATGACCACCGGCAACCTGCGGCGCGCCGCGCAGAAGCTGTTCGTCGGGCTGATCCCGCGCTACGACGCGGGCGCGCTGCACGACTCGGCACTGCTCGCGACGATCAGCTTCTGCTTCCTGGCCGGCGCGGTGGTCGGCGGCCTCGTCACGCGGCTCGTGCCGGAGGTCGCGCTGTGGGGCGCCGTGCTGCTGCTCGTCGGCGCGTTCGCGGAAATCGTGCGACGGGCGTGGCGTCGGCACACGGCCGACGGCGGGCCGGCGGCGGCCTGA
- the gor gene encoding glutathione-disulfide reductase: MDFDYDLFVIGAGSGGVRLARMSASYGARVGIAEEEQIGGTCVLRGCIPKKLLVYASHYPHEVEDAKGFGWRFGAGTLDWPALIAAKDREINRLSDIYINLLRQSGVEMHAGRATLVDAHTVAIGDRTIRARHIAIATGSRPSMPARPGIEHAITSREALSLAALPKRIAVVGGGYIAVEFAGIFNGFGSHVDLFYRGEKILRGFDDDVRQFLTDEMTKQGVTIHARSVVESIERADDGTLSVRVGDARHGPYDQVLYATGRVPNVDGLGLEQAGVALDARGAIAVDAYSATSVPSIHAIGDVTSRPQLTPVATRDGALLARTLFGGSRVAADHEWVPSAVFSQPEVATVGLTESTARDLYDGDVDIYRTSFKALRHTLSGRDERTLMKLVVARDSQRVVGAHMVGRDAGEIIQGIAIAIRAGATKAQFDDTIGIHPTAAEEFVTMRQKVAD, encoded by the coding sequence ATGGATTTCGACTACGACCTGTTCGTCATCGGTGCCGGCTCGGGCGGCGTGCGGCTTGCGCGCATGTCCGCGTCATACGGCGCGCGTGTCGGCATAGCGGAAGAAGAGCAGATCGGCGGCACCTGCGTGCTGCGCGGCTGCATCCCGAAGAAGCTGCTCGTCTACGCATCGCACTACCCGCATGAAGTCGAGGACGCGAAGGGCTTCGGCTGGCGCTTCGGCGCCGGCACGCTCGACTGGCCCGCGCTGATCGCCGCGAAGGATCGCGAGATCAACCGGCTGAGCGACATCTACATCAACCTGCTGCGGCAATCGGGCGTCGAGATGCACGCGGGGCGCGCGACGCTCGTCGATGCGCACACGGTCGCGATCGGCGACCGCACGATCCGCGCGCGCCACATCGCGATCGCGACCGGCTCGCGTCCGTCGATGCCCGCGCGGCCCGGCATCGAGCACGCGATCACGTCGCGCGAGGCGCTGTCGCTTGCCGCGCTGCCCAAACGTATCGCGGTGGTCGGCGGCGGCTATATCGCGGTCGAGTTCGCGGGCATCTTCAACGGCTTCGGCAGCCACGTCGACCTGTTCTATCGCGGCGAGAAAATCCTGCGCGGCTTCGACGACGACGTGCGCCAGTTCCTGACCGACGAGATGACGAAGCAGGGCGTCACGATCCACGCGCGCTCGGTGGTCGAGTCGATCGAGCGCGCGGACGACGGCACGCTGAGCGTGCGCGTCGGCGATGCGCGGCACGGGCCGTACGACCAGGTGCTCTATGCGACGGGGCGCGTACCGAACGTCGACGGGCTCGGGCTCGAGCAGGCGGGTGTGGCGCTCGATGCGCGCGGCGCGATTGCCGTCGATGCGTATTCGGCGACGTCGGTGCCGTCGATCCATGCGATCGGCGACGTCACGTCGCGGCCGCAGCTCACGCCGGTCGCGACGCGCGACGGCGCGTTGCTCGCCCGCACGCTGTTCGGCGGGTCGCGCGTCGCGGCCGATCACGAATGGGTGCCGTCGGCGGTGTTCAGCCAACCCGAAGTCGCGACGGTCGGCCTCACCGAGTCGACCGCGCGCGACCTGTACGACGGCGACGTCGACATCTACCGCACGTCGTTCAAGGCGCTGCGTCATACGCTGTCGGGCCGCGACGAGCGCACGCTGATGAAGCTCGTCGTTGCGCGCGACAGCCAGCGCGTGGTCGGTGCACACATGGTCGGCCGCGATGCGGGCGAGATCATCCAGGGCATCGCGATCGCGATTCGCGCGGGCGCGACGAAGGCGCAGTTCGACGACACGATCGGCATTCACCCGACCGCGGCCGAGGAGTTCGTGACGATGCGGCAGAAGGTGGCCGACTAG
- a CDS encoding DUF3138 family protein produces MKKKLICLLVAGALPGIALAGSTSAEIKALQAQVAALQKQMKAMQAQLSVKGGTATAQAGTKAGASAGAAPVAVAVDPGSPDYGKAQATLTNDEVGEMKQQIANQQLKVDSLTDAANTGPLAGLSVTGYIDPTYMYNRAAGTSSFLFANHENAYNYFNSTFGDLYLDIKKTFGVGPMAPSAEITLMPNRGNGITLLQNSRGSITDNLLNTAVINVPITAETTLVAGLIPSFGGYEVQQSNQMLTLTHNLLYDFSDPGSYVGAGANYTKGNWAWKFFVGNEQYRTYGSVTTTGTNALGDPITTSNKVPTFTARADYTWSSALDIGGSFNIGRQTLASSIDSNGVVHYGPGANAPSGYGTFFFAEADATYTLADIQYNAELDYGQQQHAAYNGGLAQWYGLSLLAHRKFNAPVVGRMGVTLRYDALVNSKNGGGGGGIALNGNGMDPNNGFGIDADCLATSKAGGGLGFDCKGAIRQDVALDLLFYPTQQITVKVEYRHDWANNKVFLRNDGSYGKSNDLLATQFIYSF; encoded by the coding sequence ATGAAGAAGAAACTGATCTGCCTGCTGGTGGCCGGCGCGTTGCCGGGCATCGCGCTGGCCGGTTCCACATCCGCCGAGATCAAGGCGTTGCAGGCGCAGGTCGCCGCGCTGCAGAAGCAGATGAAGGCGATGCAGGCGCAACTGTCGGTGAAGGGCGGCACCGCGACCGCGCAGGCCGGCACGAAGGCCGGGGCCAGCGCCGGCGCGGCGCCGGTCGCCGTGGCCGTCGACCCGGGCTCGCCGGACTACGGCAAGGCGCAGGCCACGCTGACCAACGACGAGGTCGGCGAGATGAAGCAGCAGATCGCGAACCAGCAACTGAAGGTCGACTCGCTGACGGACGCGGCCAACACGGGCCCGCTCGCCGGCCTGTCGGTGACGGGCTACATCGACCCGACCTACATGTACAACCGCGCGGCCGGCACGTCGTCGTTCCTGTTCGCGAACCACGAGAACGCGTACAACTACTTCAACAGCACGTTCGGCGATCTGTACCTCGACATCAAGAAGACGTTCGGCGTCGGCCCGATGGCGCCGTCGGCGGAAATCACGCTGATGCCGAACCGCGGCAACGGCATCACGCTGCTGCAGAACTCGCGCGGCTCGATCACCGACAACCTGCTGAACACCGCGGTCATCAACGTGCCGATCACCGCCGAGACGACGCTCGTCGCCGGCTTGATCCCGAGCTTCGGCGGCTACGAGGTGCAGCAGTCGAACCAGATGCTCACGCTCACGCACAACCTGCTGTACGACTTCTCCGACCCGGGCAGCTACGTGGGTGCCGGGGCGAACTACACGAAGGGCAACTGGGCGTGGAAGTTCTTCGTCGGCAACGAGCAGTACCGCACGTACGGCTCGGTCACGACGACGGGCACCAATGCGCTCGGCGATCCGATCACCACCAGCAACAAGGTGCCGACCTTCACCGCGCGAGCCGACTACACGTGGTCAAGCGCACTCGACATCGGCGGGTCGTTCAACATCGGGCGCCAGACGCTCGCGAGCTCGATCGATTCGAACGGTGTCGTGCACTACGGCCCCGGCGCCAACGCACCGAGCGGCTACGGCACGTTCTTCTTCGCGGAAGCCGACGCGACCTACACGCTCGCCGACATCCAGTACAACGCGGAACTCGATTACGGCCAGCAACAGCATGCCGCATACAACGGCGGTCTCGCGCAGTGGTACGGCCTGTCGCTGCTCGCGCACCGCAAGTTCAACGCGCCGGTGGTCGGCCGCATGGGCGTGACGCTGCGCTACGATGCGCTCGTGAACAGCAAGAACGGTGGCGGCGGTGGCGGCATCGCGCTGAACGGCAACGGGATGGATCCGAACAACGGCTTCGGTATCGATGCGGACTGTCTCGCCACGTCGAAGGCGGGTGGCGGTCTCGGCTTCGACTGCAAGGGCGCGATCCGCCAGGATGTCGCGCTCGACCTGCTGTTCTATCCGACCCAGCAGATCACCGTGAAGGTCGAATACCGCCACGACTGGGCGAACAACAAGGTGTTCCTGCGCAACGACGGGTCGTATGGCAAGTCCAACGACCTGCTCGCGACGCAGTTCATCTATTCGTTCTGA
- a CDS encoding NAD(P)/FAD-dependent oxidoreductase, with amino-acid sequence MTQSFTRRADALARDSYYEATAVRPAVDDPVLDGTIDVDVCVIGAGFAGLSTALDCRARGLSVAVIDAHRPGWGASGRNGGQAITGFAKDEEIERQLGADGARAAWSLSLDGVALIAERIARYGIDCDFTRGYLTVATKPRRIDDLHAWMDAATQRWGHPSLSWLDTGEIRSRIASTRYLAGVYDPLSGHLHPLKYCLGLADAARREGVALYAHTPALDVVRGARPVVRTPSGDVRCRFVVSCCNAGPGGVLPAATAARIAPIASYIIATEPLGQARADALIAQREAVCDNNFFLDYFRLSADHRMLFGGRANSAGASPATLAETIRRRMVGVFPQLGDVRVDHAWGGFVDVTRNRAPDFGTLDPNFFYVQGFSGHGVALTGIAGRAVAGAIAGDTRAFDLFARMRHRRFPGGDAWRQPALELGMLYHRVRELF; translated from the coding sequence ATGACGCAGTCTTTCACCCGCCGCGCCGATGCGCTCGCGCGCGACTCGTACTACGAAGCGACGGCCGTGCGCCCCGCCGTGGACGACCCCGTGCTCGACGGGACGATCGACGTCGACGTCTGCGTGATCGGCGCCGGCTTCGCGGGCCTGTCGACGGCGCTCGACTGCCGTGCTCGCGGGCTGTCGGTCGCGGTGATCGACGCACACCGCCCCGGCTGGGGCGCGTCGGGCCGCAACGGCGGCCAGGCGATCACCGGCTTCGCGAAGGACGAGGAGATCGAACGGCAGCTCGGCGCCGACGGCGCGCGCGCCGCGTGGTCGCTGTCGCTCGACGGCGTCGCGCTGATCGCCGAGCGGATCGCGCGCTACGGGATCGACTGCGATTTCACGCGCGGCTACCTGACGGTCGCGACGAAGCCGCGCCGCATCGACGACCTGCACGCATGGATGGACGCCGCAACCCAACGCTGGGGCCATCCGTCGCTGTCATGGCTCGACACGGGCGAGATCCGCTCGCGCATCGCGTCCACGCGCTATCTCGCGGGTGTCTACGATCCGCTGTCGGGCCACCTGCATCCGCTCAAGTACTGCCTCGGCCTTGCCGATGCCGCCCGGCGCGAAGGCGTCGCGCTGTACGCGCATACGCCCGCGCTCGACGTCGTGCGTGGTGCGCGGCCCGTCGTGCGCACGCCGTCGGGCGACGTGCGCTGCCGCTTCGTCGTGTCGTGCTGCAACGCGGGCCCCGGCGGCGTGCTGCCGGCCGCGACGGCCGCCCGCATCGCACCGATCGCGTCGTACATCATCGCGACCGAGCCGCTCGGCCAGGCGCGCGCCGACGCGCTGATCGCGCAGCGTGAAGCCGTGTGCGACAACAACTTCTTCCTCGACTATTTCCGGCTGTCGGCCGACCACCGGATGCTGTTCGGCGGCCGCGCGAATTCGGCCGGCGCGTCGCCCGCCACGCTCGCCGAAACGATCCGGCGCCGCATGGTCGGCGTGTTCCCGCAGCTCGGCGACGTGCGCGTCGACCACGCGTGGGGCGGCTTCGTCGACGTCACGCGCAACCGCGCACCGGATTTCGGCACGCTCGATCCGAACTTCTTCTACGTCCAGGGCTTCAGCGGCCACGGTGTCGCGCTCACCGGCATCGCCGGACGCGCGGTCGCCGGTGCGATCGCGGGCGACACGCGCGCGTTCGACCTGTTCGCACGTATGCGTCACCGGCGCTTTCCCGGCGGCGACGCCTGGCGGCAGCCCGCACTCGAGCTCGGGATGCTGTATCACCGCGTGCGCGAGCTATTCTGA
- a CDS encoding ABC transporter permease subunit, giving the protein MIKPSKPLSTGVLAFGFLFLYIPIISLVVYSFNESKLVTVWSGFSLKWYSALLDDDELLTAAWLSLKIGLLTATASVVIGTWAGFVLARFGRFKGFTLYTGMINAPLVIPEVIQGISLLLLFVALEQMFGWPKGRGMVTIWIGHVMLCVSYVAIIVQSRVKEMNKSLEEAALDLGATPLKVFFVVTLPLISQALLSGWLLSFTLSIDDLVLSAFLSGPGSTTLPLVVFSRVRLGLNPEMNALATLFITAVTIGVIVVNRMMIARERRRIADMKAAFAVA; this is encoded by the coding sequence ATGATCAAGCCGAGCAAACCGCTGTCGACGGGCGTCCTCGCCTTCGGCTTCCTGTTCCTGTACATCCCGATCATCAGCCTGGTCGTGTACTCGTTCAACGAGTCGAAGCTGGTGACGGTGTGGTCGGGCTTCTCGCTGAAGTGGTACTCGGCGCTGCTGGACGACGATGAGCTGCTCACTGCCGCATGGCTGTCGCTGAAGATCGGTCTCTTGACCGCGACCGCGTCGGTCGTGATCGGCACGTGGGCCGGCTTCGTGCTCGCACGCTTCGGCCGCTTCAAGGGCTTCACGCTGTACACGGGGATGATCAACGCGCCGCTGGTGATTCCGGAAGTGATCCAGGGCATCTCGCTGCTGTTGCTGTTCGTTGCGCTGGAGCAGATGTTCGGCTGGCCGAAGGGACGCGGGATGGTGACGATCTGGATCGGTCACGTGATGCTGTGCGTGTCGTACGTGGCGATCATCGTGCAGTCGCGCGTGAAGGAGATGAACAAGTCGCTGGAAGAGGCGGCGCTGGATCTGGGGGCGACGCCGCTGAAGGTGTTCTTCGTGGTGACGCTGCCGCTGATCTCGCAGGCGCTGCTGTCGGGGTGGCTGCTGTCGTTCACGCTGTCGATCGACGACCTGGTGCTGTCGGCGTTCCTGTCCGGGCCGGGCTCGACGACGCTGCCGCTGGTGGTGTTCTCGCGCGTGCGGCTGGGGCTGAACCCGGAGATGAACGCACTGGCGACGCTGTTCATCACGGCGGTGACGATCGGCGTGATCGTCGTGAACCGGATGATGATCGCGCGCGAGCGGCGCCGCATCGCCGACATGAAGGCGGCGTTCGCGGTGGCGTGA
- a CDS encoding NAD(P)/FAD-dependent oxidoreductase yields the protein MQTFANQPHVASYYAATANDTTRHAPLAGTIDADVCVIGAGLTGLSAALNLAERGHSVTVLEASRVGWAASGRNGGQLIGGFACDIDTFGQFMPEGDVKRVWDMGLETLSLVKSRIAQHDIDCALVPGYLTAANTERDADALKRWRDEAAKRFGYDRFHFVEADELGDYVQSERYCGGLYDPDSGHLHPLNYTLGLARAAIDAGVRIHEDSCVTRVRDVAGGHVVETSGGNVRARFVVLACNTFVGTLAPALSKKIMPVGTYVIATEPLGDARAAALMPARAAICDSRFVLDYFRPAPDSRLVWGGKVSYSTREPRDLAAAMRADMLKTFPQLADVKVDYAWGGFVDITMNRAPHFGRIAPTMYFAQGFSGHGVNTTALAGKLIAEAINGQASRFDLFDKIRHRDFPGGEALRTPALVLAMSWYRLLDAFGVH from the coding sequence ATGCAGACATTCGCCAACCAGCCGCACGTCGCGTCCTACTACGCGGCGACCGCCAACGATACGACTCGCCACGCGCCGCTCGCCGGCACGATCGATGCCGACGTGTGCGTGATCGGCGCGGGCCTCACGGGCCTGTCCGCCGCGCTCAACCTCGCCGAGCGCGGCCATTCGGTGACCGTGCTCGAAGCGTCGCGGGTCGGATGGGCGGCGAGCGGCCGCAACGGCGGCCAGCTGATCGGCGGGTTCGCGTGCGACATCGACACGTTCGGGCAATTCATGCCGGAAGGCGACGTGAAGCGCGTCTGGGACATGGGGCTCGAAACGCTGTCGCTCGTGAAGTCGCGCATCGCGCAGCACGACATCGACTGCGCGCTGGTGCCCGGCTACCTGACCGCCGCGAACACCGAGCGCGACGCCGATGCGCTGAAACGCTGGCGCGACGAAGCCGCGAAACGCTTCGGCTACGACCGCTTCCACTTCGTCGAAGCCGACGAACTCGGCGACTACGTGCAGTCCGAGCGCTATTGCGGCGGCCTGTACGACCCGGACAGCGGCCACCTCCATCCGCTCAACTACACGCTCGGCCTCGCCCGCGCGGCGATCGATGCGGGTGTGCGCATCCACGAGGACAGCTGCGTGACGCGCGTGCGCGACGTCGCGGGCGGCCATGTCGTCGAGACGAGCGGCGGCAACGTGCGCGCGCGCTTCGTCGTGCTCGCATGCAATACCTTCGTCGGCACGCTTGCGCCCGCGCTGTCGAAGAAGATCATGCCGGTCGGCACCTACGTGATCGCGACCGAGCCGCTCGGCGACGCGCGCGCCGCCGCGCTGATGCCCGCGCGCGCGGCGATCTGCGACAGCCGCTTCGTGCTCGACTATTTCCGGCCGGCGCCCGACTCGCGGCTCGTGTGGGGCGGCAAGGTCAGCTACTCGACGCGGGAGCCGCGCGATCTCGCCGCGGCGATGCGCGCGGACATGCTGAAGACGTTCCCGCAGCTCGCCGACGTGAAGGTCGACTACGCATGGGGCGGCTTCGTCGACATCACGATGAACCGCGCGCCGCACTTCGGCCGCATCGCGCCGACCATGTACTTCGCGCAGGGGTTCTCGGGGCACGGCGTGAACACGACCGCGCTCGCGGGCAAGCTGATCGCCGAGGCGATCAACGGACAGGCGAGCCGCTTCGACCTGTTCGACAAGATCCGCCATCGCGACTTCCCCGGCGGCGAGGCGCTGCGCACGCCGGCGCTGGTGCTCGCGATGAGCTGGTACCGGCTGCTCGACGCGTTCGGCGTGCATTGA
- a CDS encoding chromate transporter — protein MNDTLIAIATIFSQLSLLAFGGGNTILPEMQRQVVDVHHWMSAHEFTSLFALAQAAPGPNMMIVSLVGWHVAGWSGLLVASLAKFGPSSIVTVLALHAWERFRDRPWRRYVQQGMMPVTAGLVAASAVLISEASNRTAIQWGITAACAVLAWRTRIHPLWLLAGGALIGLTGIGQ, from the coding sequence ATGAACGACACGCTGATCGCCATCGCGACGATTTTCAGCCAGTTGTCGCTGCTCGCGTTCGGCGGCGGCAACACGATCCTGCCGGAGATGCAGCGGCAGGTCGTCGATGTCCATCACTGGATGAGCGCGCACGAGTTCACTTCGCTGTTCGCGCTGGCCCAGGCCGCGCCCGGGCCGAACATGATGATCGTGTCGCTGGTCGGCTGGCACGTGGCCGGCTGGAGCGGGCTGCTGGTCGCGTCGCTCGCGAAGTTCGGGCCGTCGTCGATCGTCACCGTGCTCGCGCTGCATGCGTGGGAGCGCTTTCGCGACCGGCCGTGGCGCCGCTACGTGCAGCAGGGGATGATGCCCGTCACCGCCGGGCTCGTCGCGGCGAGCGCGGTGCTGATTTCCGAGGCGTCGAACCGCACGGCGATCCAGTGGGGCATCACGGCTGCGTGCGCGGTGCTCGCGTGGCGCACACGCATTCATCCGCTGTGGCTGCTCGCGGGCGGCGCGCTGATCGGGCTCACGGGTATCGGGCAGTGA
- a CDS encoding chromate transporter: protein MQSASPPAAPPPATSPRSVGLAELFTGFLSLGLMSFGGALPFARRTIVEERKWLSADEFTDLLGLCQFLPGGNVINLSVAVGMRFRGVAGAFAGILGLIAGPTLVVVALGVLYAKTQNDPRVQHLFAGLAAAAAGLLVAMAVKVLKPLRHARAAAGIAALAFVAIAVLRIPLLTAMLVLTPVSIWLASRRRDAGTPQPAPAAARDTQQGGRP from the coding sequence ATGCAATCCGCTTCTCCGCCGGCCGCTCCGCCGCCGGCCACATCCCCCCGCAGCGTCGGCCTTGCCGAGCTGTTCACCGGTTTCCTGTCGCTGGGCCTCATGTCGTTCGGCGGTGCGCTGCCGTTCGCGCGGCGCACCATCGTCGAAGAGCGCAAGTGGCTCTCCGCCGACGAATTCACCGATCTGCTCGGGCTGTGCCAGTTCCTGCCGGGCGGCAACGTGATCAACCTGTCGGTGGCCGTCGGCATGCGCTTTCGCGGTGTCGCCGGCGCGTTCGCCGGCATTCTCGGGCTGATCGCGGGCCCGACGCTCGTCGTCGTCGCGCTCGGCGTGCTGTACGCGAAGACGCAGAACGATCCGCGCGTGCAGCACCTGTTCGCGGGGCTCGCGGCCGCGGCGGCCGGGCTGCTCGTCGCGATGGCCGTGAAGGTCTTGAAGCCGCTGCGGCACGCGCGGGCGGCGGCCGGCATCGCGGCGCTCGCGTTCGTCGCGATCGCGGTGCTGCGCATCCCGCTGCTGACCGCGATGCTCGTGCTGACACCGGTCAGCATCTGGCTTGCGTCGCGGCGCCGCGACGCGGGCACGCCGCAGCCCGCGCCGGCCGCGGCGCGCGACACGCAGCAAGGGGGGCGGCCATGA
- a CDS encoding ABC transporter permease subunit: MRTSASNPSAPVPTGAASAGSGRARPGRFSMLQRFLPSGRSVAIGVPFVWLAVFFALPFVLVLKISFADQVMGIPPYTSLVEFKDGVVHFALQLSHYAFLLQDDLYIATYLSSLKMAAVSTVLCLLIGYPMAYYIARSEPNRRNVLMMAVMLPFWTSFLIRVYAWIGILKDDGLLNHTLIALGIIHTPLRLYHSDAGVYIGMVYSYLPFMVMPLYAHLVKMDLTLLEAAYDLGAKPWVAFTRITLPLSKNGIIAGSLLVFIPAVGEYVIPELLGGADTLMIGRVMWDEFFNNMDWPMASAVTVAMVMLLLVPMALFQYYQVKELEDAK; this comes from the coding sequence ATGAGAACCTCCGCCTCCAATCCGTCCGCGCCGGTGCCGACCGGCGCCGCGAGCGCCGGCTCCGGTCGCGCCCGCCCGGGCCGCTTCTCGATGCTGCAGCGCTTCCTGCCGTCGGGCCGCAGCGTCGCGATCGGCGTGCCGTTCGTGTGGCTCGCCGTGTTCTTCGCGCTGCCGTTCGTGCTGGTGCTGAAGATCAGCTTCGCCGACCAGGTGATGGGCATCCCGCCGTACACGTCACTCGTCGAGTTCAAGGACGGCGTCGTGCACTTCGCGCTGCAGCTGTCGCACTACGCGTTCCTGCTGCAGGACGACCTGTACATCGCGACCTACCTCAGCTCGCTGAAGATGGCCGCCGTATCGACGGTGCTGTGTCTGCTGATCGGCTATCCGATGGCGTACTACATCGCGCGCTCGGAACCGAACCGCCGCAACGTGCTGATGATGGCCGTGATGCTGCCGTTCTGGACGTCGTTCCTGATCCGCGTGTACGCCTGGATCGGCATCCTGAAGGATGACGGCCTGCTGAACCACACGCTGATCGCGCTCGGCATCATCCACACGCCGCTGCGCCTTTACCACAGCGATGCAGGTGTCTACATCGGGATGGTCTATTCGTACCTGCCGTTCATGGTGATGCCGCTGTACGCGCACCTCGTGAAGATGGACCTCACGCTGCTCGAAGCCGCGTACGACCTCGGCGCGAAGCCGTGGGTCGCGTTCACGCGGATCACGCTGCCGCTGTCGAAGAACGGGATCATCGCCGGCAGCCTGCTGGTGTTCATCCCGGCAGTCGGCGAGTACGTGATTCCGGAACTGCTCGGCGGCGCCGACACGCTGATGATCGGCCGTGTGATGTGGGATGAATTCTTCAACAACATGGACTGGCCGATGGCGTCCGCGGTGACGGTCGCGATGGTGATGCTGCTGCTGGTGCCGATGGCGCTGTTCCAGTACTACCAGGTCAAGGAACTGGAGGACGCGAAATGA
- a CDS encoding porin, whose amino-acid sequence MKQTTRLAAIAGGAALAFASQYAAAQSSVTLWGVADASIRYLTNANAKNDGLLSMTNGAITNSRFGIYGTEDLGGGLKAVFNLESGVNLQNGAFADSGRLFNRAAYVGLQSPYGTVTLGRQKTPLFDLLSDTYDPLTVGNYLENAWLPVALGGGLYADNQIKYTGKFEGLTAKAMYSTGTNYESTGAGGFSGQIPGSLGKGNAWGVSLSYVMGPLSIAAGAQQNSDNSARKQTIYHANVVYAFSKAKIYAGYLRSKDDTGFVDSLLAQQSIPVAKGTGRIDDGPFAGVSWQVSAPLTLTGAFYYDHMRNAMTTNGTLASGNRYAIVGIAEYALSKRTEVYGTVDFNKTNGAANVELPGRSNQTGIAIGLRNIF is encoded by the coding sequence ATGAAGCAGACCACCCGACTCGCAGCCATCGCAGGGGGCGCCGCGCTCGCATTCGCCAGCCAGTACGCGGCCGCACAAAGCTCGGTCACGCTCTGGGGCGTCGCCGACGCCAGCATCCGCTACCTGACCAACGCCAACGCCAAGAACGACGGCCTGCTGTCGATGACCAACGGCGCGATCACGAACAGCCGCTTCGGCATCTACGGCACGGAAGATCTCGGCGGCGGCCTGAAGGCCGTGTTCAACCTCGAGAGCGGCGTGAACCTGCAGAACGGCGCATTCGCCGACAGCGGCCGCCTGTTCAACCGCGCAGCGTACGTCGGCCTGCAGAGCCCGTACGGCACGGTGACCCTCGGCCGCCAGAAGACGCCGCTGTTCGACCTGCTGTCGGACACCTACGATCCGCTGACCGTCGGTAACTACCTCGAAAACGCGTGGCTGCCGGTCGCACTCGGCGGCGGCCTGTATGCGGACAACCAGATCAAGTACACGGGCAAGTTCGAAGGCCTGACCGCGAAGGCGATGTACTCGACCGGCACCAACTACGAATCGACCGGCGCCGGCGGCTTCTCGGGCCAGATCCCGGGCTCGCTCGGCAAGGGCAATGCGTGGGGCGTGTCGCTGTCGTACGTGATGGGCCCGCTCAGCATCGCAGCCGGCGCGCAGCAGAACAGCGACAACTCGGCGCGCAAGCAGACGATCTACCACGCGAACGTCGTGTATGCGTTCAGCAAGGCGAAGATCTATGCGGGCTACCTGCGCTCGAAGGACGACACGGGCTTCGTCGACAGCCTGCTCGCGCAGCAGTCGATTCCGGTCGCGAAGGGCACCGGCCGGATCGACGACGGTCCGTTCGCGGGCGTGAGCTGGCAGGTCAGCGCGCCGCTGACGCTGACGGGCGCGTTCTACTACGACCATATGCGCAATGCGATGACCACCAACGGCACGCTCGCGAGCGGCAACCGCTACGCGATCGTCGGCATCGCCGAGTACGCACTCAGCAAGCGCACGGAAGTCTACGGCACCGTCGATTTCAACAAGACGAACGGCGCGGCGAACGTCGAGCTGCCGGGCCGCAGCAACCAGACCGGCATCGCGATCGGCCTGCGCAATATCTTCTGA